The window AAGGCCCGGCAGGCCGTGGGGCGGGTGATTCGGGGTCCCGAGGAGACGGGCGTCCGGGTGCTGCTGGACGAGCGCTACGCCCGCGACACGTGGAACAGCGTCCGTGAGTACCTCGGGCCGGACCGCGAGGAGTTCCAGCCGGTCTCGCCGGACATGCTCTCGCTCGGGCTGGACCGTTTCCGCGGGACGGCCGGCGACGGTACGGAGTGAGCAGGCCCGGAGCGACCGGGCACACCGGCGGACCGGCAGCACTCGTGCGGCCCCAGCAGGAACCCGACGCGTGACTTTTTGTCACCTGGCGCGGAACCGGAACGCGTGTCACTCGCTCGCCGTCGCCGCCGGCTGCTCGCCGCCCTCGTCGTCGGGTTGCTGTTCGTCTGTGGGGTGGTGCTGTTCGACGTCCTCCAGACGGTGTTCTTCGCGATAACGGTCGCGTACGTCCTCCACCCGGTCCATCAGCGACTCGTGGACCGTGGGATACCGGCGTACTGGGCCAGCGTGCTCGTCACCGGCGCCGCGTTCGGTGTCGTCCTCGTCGTCGTGGGGGCGCTCGGACTCGTCCTCTACAACCGACGTGAGTCGCTGTTCACTCTCCTCCGGACGGTCCCGTCGGAGGTGACGGTCCCGCTGGGGGAGTTCACCTACACCGTGGACACGACGGCAATCCTCGCAACCGCCCGGAACGCGCTGCAGGGGCTCGCCGTCGACGTGGCGACCGTCGCACCGGTGCTCGCTCTGAAGCTGTTCCTGTTCGCCATCCTGCTGTTCGCTCTCCTCGTGCGCCCCGGCTCCGTCGGTCGGACGGTGTTCTCCGTGACCCCGCCGGCCTACCACGATGTACTGGTCGCGCTGGACCGGCGTGTCCGCGAGACGCTGTACGGCATCTACGTCCTGCAGGCCGCCACGGCAGCGGGCACGTTCGCCGTCGCACTGGTCGTGTTCGAGGGGCTGGGCTACGGCGCCTCGTTCACGCTCGCCGTGCTCGCGGGCATCCTCCAGTTCATCCCCATCGTGGGGCCGGGCGTCCTCATCGCGGTGCTGGCGGGTGTGGACCTGCTCACCGGGATGCCGACGCGCGCGGTGCTGGTGGCAGTGCTGGGCGCCGTCTTCGTCGGCCTCGTCCCCGACGCCATCATCCGGCCGCGGCTGGCGAGTCGGGCGGCACACCTCCCGACCTCGCTGTACTTCATCGGCTTCACCGGCGGGCTGCTCACCGTCGGCCCCATCGGCTTCATCGCGGGGCCACTGGTGGTCGGGCTGCTGGTCGAGGCGGTCGACCTGCTCTCGCGGACCGCCGAGGGGCGACAGACCCAGCTGGATACGGACGTGGTATCCGGACCGAACGGCGACGCCGGCGACGACCCGCGGCCGAACGCGGTGGCGGACGCTGGGATGGGGGAGTCCGACGCGGGCGGGCCGGAGGGCTGACCCGGCGTCAGGCGGTCTCCAGCGTGTTCCCCTCGGCCTCCCACTCCGTCAGCGACCCCTCGTAGAACGCCAGGGTCGGGAAGCCGAGATGTCGGAGAACGGTGTACGTGTGGCTGATGCGGCGGGCGGTGTTGCAGTAGAGCAGAACGCGCTCGCCCGGTCGGATGCCACGCTGGGCGAGCAGGTCACGGATCTCGTCGTCGGGGAGCAGTCCGCGTGTCTCCATGTCGACCAGCTCCTGCCAGTCCAGCCGGACCGCCCCGGGGATGTGGCCCTCCTCGAACTCCCACTCCTCGCGCGTGTCGACGATGACGGTCCCGGGGTCGTCGACGGCGGCTTCGACCGTGGCGAGCGGCACCAGGGGGCCCCGCTCCTCGTACGCGGCGCGGTAGTCGGTCGGCTCGACATCGGGAGCTTCGCCCGTCGTCTCGTGGTCGAGATTGTAGGCGGAGAAGTCGCCGTCGAGCAGATGCAGGCGGTCGGGGTCGTGGCCGTACAGCTCGGCGGTGACGAGCAGGCGCGCGGCGAACACGCCGTTCCGGTCGTCGTAGGCCACGATGCGGTCGCCGTTCTCGATGCCGACCTCACTCATGAGGTCCGCGAACGCTCGCGAACCGGGGAGCATCCCGGCCTCGGCCTCGCCGTGCTCGGTGGCGCGGAACGAGTCGAACGGGACGTTCACGGCCCCGGGAACGTGCCCGATACCGTCGAACTCCCAGGCGTCACGGACATCCACGACGGCCACGTCCGGGGCCTCGCGGTGGGCCGCCAGCCAGTCGACGCCGACGACGACCGGCACGGTCCCGTCGGTCGTGTCGCCGGCACCATCGGAGCGTCGCTCCGGCGAGGCTCGACTCGCATCGCTCGCCGCACCCCCGTCACCCGCCGCGCGCCGTCCGGCGTCGTCGTCGGTCATACCAGTATCTCTGGCCGAGCGGGCATCAACCCGGCGAGCGCGGCGAACGGGACCCGGGATACTGGATAGCGGATTTGGTTGCCGGTTCCGTGGCAGATATTTGGACCACAATTCGACTTCCGGAGCCGAAACCGGGACGGGGACCGTCAACTGGCCGGGAAGCGACGGATTCCGCTACCACAATAACCGGCAACATCCTCTGGTAATAGCCATGGGCGGCCTGTCCTGCCGGTGGTGGTAGGGTTATCTCTCGGGTCCGGGTATAGGGGAACGAACATGGTAGAAGACAGCTACGCGAAGGACGTTCTCGTCTCCGCCGACTGGGTCGAGGACCGACTCGACGAGTTCCAGAGCGACGGCCCTGCCCACCGACTGGTGGAGGTCGACGTGGACACCGAGGCGTACGACGAGGGCCACGCCCCCGGTGCCATCGGCTTCAACTGGGAGACCCAGCTCCAGGACCAGACCGAGCGCGACATCCTCTCGAAGGAGGACTTCGAGGACCTGCTCGGCTCCCACGGCATCACCGAGGACTCCACGGTCGTCCTGTACGGTGACAACTCCAACTGGTTCGCGGCCTACACCTACTGGCAGTTCAAGTACTACGGCCACGACGACGTCCGCCTGATGGACGGTGGCCGCGATTACTGGGTCGAGAACGACTACCCGCTCAGCGACGAGGCCCCCGACTTCTCCGCACAGGAGTACACCGCCGGCGGCCCGTTCGAGGGCATCCGCGCGTACCGCGACGACGTCGAGCACGCCATCGACCGTGGCATCCCGCTCGTCGACGTCCGCTCGCCCGAGGAGTTCTCCGGCGAGATTCTCGCGCCGCCGGGCCTGCAGGAGACCGCCCAGCGCGGCGGCCACATCCCCGGCGCCGAGAACATCTCCTGGGCCGCGACGGTCAACGACGACGGGACGTTCAAGTCCAGAGAGGAGCTCGAAGAGCTGTACGGCTCGCAGGGCATCGACGACTCGCAGTCGGTCGTCGCCTACTGCCGTATCGGTGAGCGCTCCTCCATCGCGTGGTTCGCGCTCCACGAGCTGCTGGGCTACGAGAACACGACGAACTACGACGGCTCCTGGACCGAGTGGGGCAACCTCGTCGGCGCACCCGTCGAGACGGGCGGGGCTGACGACTGAGCACCGCGAAGGAGGAAGCCCCGGAGCGAGCGGGGAGAGCGGGGGCGAAGCCCCCGGCGAGCGGCACCGCCGCGAGCGAAGCGACCCGCGAGCAGGGCTCGGGCGAGTAGAACGCGCCGCGTCGGCCGAACTCTCCGCTCTTCTTTCGCCTCCGGAGCCGCAGCACTGGTCGGACACACGGGCCACCAGCAAACAGAACCCGCACACCGACAGAAAATAGATATATCTCGCAATACAGAGATATAAGGCAATATAGTACGAAAAACAGACTTATGATAGAGTCTCGGGAGTTCGAGACGGGATGGTACCGGCAGCGACTGCCGGGTGCTGGGGAGCGCAGACCCCGTCCGCGTGGCAACGGCGGGGACCGATTCACGCATTAAGGGGACGCTAAGGGCCACGAACCGTCGTTCGAGTGTCCGACGGAATCCGCATGTTTCTTGCGTCCGCACCGACAGAGGCG of the Haloglomus salinum genome contains:
- a CDS encoding sulfurtransferase, giving the protein MPVVVGVDWLAAHREAPDVAVVDVRDAWEFDGIGHVPGAVNVPFDSFRATEHGEAEAGMLPGSRAFADLMSEVGIENGDRIVAYDDRNGVFAARLLVTAELYGHDPDRLHLLDGDFSAYNLDHETTGEAPDVEPTDYRAAYEERGPLVPLATVEAAVDDPGTVIVDTREEWEFEEGHIPGAVRLDWQELVDMETRGLLPDDEIRDLLAQRGIRPGERVLLYCNTARRISHTYTVLRHLGFPTLAFYEGSLTEWEAEGNTLETA
- a CDS encoding AI-2E family transporter; the encoded protein is MSLARRRRRLLAALVVGLLFVCGVVLFDVLQTVFFAITVAYVLHPVHQRLVDRGIPAYWASVLVTGAAFGVVLVVVGALGLVLYNRRESLFTLLRTVPSEVTVPLGEFTYTVDTTAILATARNALQGLAVDVATVAPVLALKLFLFAILLFALLVRPGSVGRTVFSVTPPAYHDVLVALDRRVRETLYGIYVLQAATAAGTFAVALVVFEGLGYGASFTLAVLAGILQFIPIVGPGVLIAVLAGVDLLTGMPTRAVLVAVLGAVFVGLVPDAIIRPRLASRAAHLPTSLYFIGFTGGLLTVGPIGFIAGPLVVGLLVEAVDLLSRTAEGRQTQLDTDVVSGPNGDAGDDPRPNAVADAGMGESDAGGPEG
- a CDS encoding sulfurtransferase — protein: MVEDSYAKDVLVSADWVEDRLDEFQSDGPAHRLVEVDVDTEAYDEGHAPGAIGFNWETQLQDQTERDILSKEDFEDLLGSHGITEDSTVVLYGDNSNWFAAYTYWQFKYYGHDDVRLMDGGRDYWVENDYPLSDEAPDFSAQEYTAGGPFEGIRAYRDDVEHAIDRGIPLVDVRSPEEFSGEILAPPGLQETAQRGGHIPGAENISWAATVNDDGTFKSREELEELYGSQGIDDSQSVVAYCRIGERSSIAWFALHELLGYENTTNYDGSWTEWGNLVGAPVETGGADD